In Bombus pascuorum chromosome 13, iyBomPasc1.1, whole genome shotgun sequence, a single genomic region encodes these proteins:
- the LOC132913818 gene encoding uncharacterized protein LOC132913818, with amino-acid sequence MNTMSIMDPVWDKMLKIAKEQQQEYYELLAEWTLYEKDEYKYLRQNIGFAIYGPASEDKTADVVLYDKNKITNNYDLVETFFYSEKAKNTIDIIYNKILQFGEENIKVGTEEKSNTKGVYFGIIFNIILRPKNNSVNVPTSKEESNSKGESISKEESTSKEDSTSKEDSTSKEESTSKEESNSKGESISKEESTSKEDSTSKEDSTSKEDSTSKEESTSKEENEINICLTPIFKIKYSQCKEQQIWYIDMNGRIYKSWTDYKENNTLPPCTMVLPKDGFYQPDTTYEITEEYSTVWLEIADSPACNPINTILNVADTASGVISMVGVGLGVASLFTPVGPIVLGATACSGVTGVWTVGRSIQKLVDRNSHEETINPLMDRGAFSSWLNITGATVGIATVGGSFAVTKLVQNGSNIGTATRFAYNTLVLSNLGINGFGVGYQAYCIYERYQEDGTVHFSDVISLAAHILFLSNTIINTQFAADLIESTQGNILDNYKSSLRSKNLRRKFNRAKRTAAANNTDKIFENAEVIRYINNKQQLQLENNLGGISAQMPTISFQNKELIICGIHLLDPMKFVDILFAHDKKENKYSFNKENSNAEDKLSQLKDLLLSLLKDAFLNNGNNTKYDVNQFIEILNDIRYMKDASCFLLIIFELSHTLITKSSFDSEYLHKAVHFVWNYIKESFRSLDTSSINDEQMQKLLNKIIAALFEYMVVIIKELLPAFAKYMEKYGILPNNFT; translated from the exons ATGAATACGATGTCTATTATGGATCCAGTTTGG gataaaatgttgaaaattgcTAAGGAACAGCAACAAGAATATTATGAACTTTTGGCAGAATGGACACTGTATGAGAAAGATGAATATAAGTATTTGAGGCAAAATATTGGGTTTGCAATTTATGGTCCTGCATCAGAAGATAAAACAGCTGATGTTGTATTATatgataagaataaaataactaaTAACTACGATTTagttgaaacatttttttattcagaGAAAGCCAAAAATActatagatattatatataacaaaatacttCAATTTGGAGAGGAAAACATAAAAGTGGGGAcagaagaaaaatcaaacaCAAAAGGAGTTTActttggaataattttcaacataatattacgtcctAAAAATAATTCAGTTAATGTACCTACTTCAAAAGAGGAATCCAATTCAAAAGGAGAATCTATTTCAAAAGAAGAATCTACTTCAAAAGAAGATTCTACTTCAAAAGAAGATTCTACTTCAAAAGAAGAATCTACTTCAAAAGAGGAATCCAATTCAAAAGGAGAATCTATTTCAAAAGAAGAATCTACTTCAAAAGAAGATTCTACTTCAAAAGAAGATTCTACTTCAAAAGAAGATTCTACTTCAAAAGAAGAATCTACTTCAAAagaggaaaatgaaataaatatatgtttaacaccaatatttaagataaaataCTCACAATGTAAAGAGCAACAAATTTGGTATATTGATATGAATGGTAGGATATATAAAAGTTGGACAGATTACAAGGAAAACAATACTTTACCACCATGTACTATGGTTCTTCCAAAAGATGGATTTTACCAACCAGATACAACTTATGAAATTACTGAAGAATATTCAACAGTATGGTTAGAAATTGCAGACTCACCTGCATGTAATCCTATAAATACTATTCTTAATGTAGCAGATACAGCTTCTGGTGTAATAAGTATGGTTGGAGTTGGTTTAGGAGTTGCATCTTTGTTTACACCTGTTGGCCCAATTGTGCTAG GTGCAACAGCATGTTCTGGGGTAACTGGTGTATGGACAGTTGGTAGATCAATACAAAAATTAGTAGATAGAAACTCTCATGAAGAAACTATAAATCCACTAATGGATAGAGGTGCATTTTCTTCATGGTTAAATATAACTGGCGCTACAGTTGGCATAGCAACTGTAGGTGGATCTTTTGCTGTTACTAAGCTTGTTCAGAATGGTAGTAATATTGGCACTGCAACTAGATTTGCATACAATACATTAGTATTAAGTAATTTAGGTATCAATGGCTTTGGTGTAGGATATCAAGCATACTGTATCTATGAAAGATATCAGGAAGATGGCACAGTTCATTTTTCAGATGTAATATCTCTGGCAGCtcatattttgtttcttagtaatacaattataaatacacaGTTTGCAGCAGATTTAATTGAATCTACACAAGGTAACATTTTAGATAACTATAAAAGCTCTTTACGTTCCAAAAATCttcgtagaaaatttaatcgtGCGAAACGTACTGCTGCTGCAAATAatacagataaaatatttgaaaatgctgaagttatacgttacatcAATAACAAACAACAGTTAcaacttgaaaataatttggGTGGTATTTCCGCTCAAATGCCTACCATATCTTTCCAAAATAAAGAACTGATAATTTGTGGTATACATTTACTAGATCCAATGAAATTTGTAGACATATTATTTGCACAtgacaagaaagaaaataaatattcatttaacaaagaaaatagCAATGCTGAAGATAAATTGTCTCAGTTAAAAGATTTGCTATTGTCTTTATTAAAGgatgcatttttaaataatgggaacaatacaaaatatgaTGTTAAccaatttattgaaattttaaatgatataagATACATGAAGGATGCCTCGTGTTTTcttcttataatatttgaattatctCATACTCTGATAACAAAATCTTCATTTGATTCAGAGTATTTACATAAAGCAGTTCATTTTGTAtggaattatataaaagaaagcTTTAGGTCTTTAGATACATCTTCCATTAATGATGAGCAAATGCAAAAgctattgaataaaataatagcagCCTTGTTTGAATACATGGTGGTTATTATAAAAGAGTTATTACCtgcttttgcaaaatatatggaaaaatatggaattttacctaacaattttacttaa